A stretch of Lathyrus oleraceus cultivar Zhongwan6 chromosome 6, CAAS_Psat_ZW6_1.0, whole genome shotgun sequence DNA encodes these proteins:
- the LOC127098554 gene encoding calcium-binding protein CBP: protein MSGYPNQSPNYGYGYNAPPPTQSYGAPPPSQSYGAPPPSQSYGAPPPSQYGAPPPGQSYSASPYGQPSAPYAAPHQKPPKEESHSSGGGAYPPPAHGSPFASLLPSTFPPGTDPSIVACFQVADQDGSGLIDDKELQRALSSYNQSFSLRTVHLLMYHFTNTSVKKIGPKEFTSLFYSLQSWRGIFERFDKDRSGQIDSNELRDALLSLGYAVSPTVLDLLVSKFDKTGGKHKAVEYDNFIECCLTVKGLTDKFKEKDTGYTGSATFSYEAFMLTVLPFLVA from the exons ATGTCCGGCTACCCAAATCAGTCTCCAAATTACGGTTACGGCTACAACGCACCACCACCAACCCAATCCTACGGCGCACCGCCTCCATCTCAGTCTTATGGCGCACCGCCTCCATCTCAGTCTTATGGCGCACCGCCTCCATCTCAGTATGGCGCACCTCCACCCGGTCAGTCATACTCCGCCAGCCCCTACGGACAGCCGTCGGCTCCCTACGCCGCTCCTCATCAGAAACCCCCAAAAGAAGAATCACACTCCAGCGGCGGAGGTGCATACCCACCACCGGCACACGGGAGCCCGTTCGCGTCACTGCTGCCATCGACATTCCCTCCTGGAACCGATCCCAGCATCGTTGCGTGCTTCCAGGTGGCGGATCAGGATGGAAGCGGTTTGATCGATGACAAGGAATTGCAGAGGGCTCTGTCTTCTTACAATCAGAGCTTCAGTTTGAGAACTGTGCACCTCCTCATGTATCACTTCACCAACACCAGTGTTAAGAAGATAG GACCCAAGGAGTTCACTTCTCTGTTTTACAGTCTTCAGAGCTGGAGG GGAATATTTGAGAGATTTGATAAGGACAGGAGTGGCCAAATCGATTCAAATGAGCTGCGAGATGCACTGTTAAGTTTGGGTTATGCTGTTTCTCCTACGGTATTGGACTTGCTTGTCTCCAAGTTTGACAAAACTGGTGGCAAACACAAGGCTGTTGAATATGACAATTTCATTGA GTGTTGTCTCACCGTGAAG GGACTAACTGACAAATTCAAGGAGAAGGATACTGGGTATACTGGCTCTGCAACATTTTCCTATGAGGCGTTTATGCTGACTGTCCTGCCATTCCTGGTGGCATAG